A window from Mytilus galloprovincialis chromosome 8, xbMytGall1.hap1.1, whole genome shotgun sequence encodes these proteins:
- the LOC143085382 gene encoding uncharacterized protein LOC143085382, with protein MSVESFCEPCTSDNKQSSAKYWCVECDEALCCQCTKHHKLSKATKTHHLMDFTQKSSCPSDITSLKCVQHPGKQLEYFCTDHDAICCRDCLAKTHKLCDKTVSLDTAAEHVKQSEVFTDCKERLCAYLKSIDSILKNRDKNLNDIQTTGKTIMAEIKSIQGKLIQRINEIAKNMIRNINTIIEDNSKHLQSENDQVLNLRQSAELYRKDITFVKENVPDKPSFIFIRKMSDNISKIEENLQNRLQKFEDVWIEFRESDEVAKVESLGNVTVKRQPSSVSFHPEKQRQAQTLLVQTTCQTFELETKIDVSGKTITGMAITDDNMLLLCDHGCYKVFVYNEMNQYISSVNMSSSPWDITVIPKNSTAVVTFNTKYIQFIYVKSLSAGKQITITTDSESVYAITSTSDNIMVGGTGTIYILDIEGNTLSVINVQIESIIYMNYLETRRQFYCTDDKSICCIRQDGTEAFTFSSKNETAYRSITTDNHENVYIVERNTGNIQRFHPDGTVDRVILTKNCGIKDPLALCFNKTFDKLYISNYGNQEILIFNCK; from the coding sequence ATGTCGGTTGAATCGTTCTGCGAGCCATGTACAAGTGACAATAAGCAAAGCTCTGCCAAATACTGGTGTGTAGAATGTGACGAAGCGTTGTGTTGTCAATGTACAAAACACCACAAGCTGTCAAAAGCGACGAAAACTCACCACTTAATGGATTTTACTCAGAAATCATCGTGTCCATCTGATATTACAAGTCTAAAATGTGTCCAACATCCGGGAAAGCAACTGGAGTACTTTTGTACAGATCATGATGCCATTTGCTGCCGTGACTGTCTGGCGAAGACACACAAATTATGTGACAAAACCGTGTCATTAGATACTGCAGCAGAGCATGTGAAACAGTCAGAAGTGTTTACTGACTGCAAGGAAAGATTGTGTGCTTATTTAAAATCAATAGATAGCATTTTGAAAAACAGAGATAAAAACTTGAATGACATACAGACAACCGGAAAGACAATAATGGCTGAAATAAAAAGCATACAAGGAAAACTTATCCAACGCATCAATGAAATTGCGAAAAACATGATTAGAAACATAAACACAATTATCGAAGATAATTCAAAACACCTTCAAAGCGAAAATGATCAAGTGCTTAATTTGCGACAATCAGCTGAATTGTATCGAAAAGACATaacttttgtaaaagaaaatgtcCCTGACAAACCTTCATTTATTTTCATCCGAAAAATGAGtgataatatttcaaaaattgaagaaaacTTACAGAACCGACTACAGAAATTTGAAGATGTTTGGATAGAATTTCGAGAATCCGATGAAGTAGCAAAAGTGGAATCGTTAGGAAATGTGACAGTAAAACGACAACCTTCATCCGTATCCTTTCACCCAGAAAAACAACGACAGGCCCAGACTCTGTTAGTACAAACAACATGTCAGACTTTTGAGCTGGAAACTAAAATTGATGTTTCCGGTAAAACTATCACAGGAATGGCTATTACTGATGACAACATGCTTCTTCTATGTGATCATGGATGCTATAAAGTATTCGTGTACAATGAAATGAACCAGTACATAAGCTCGGTAAATATGTCATCATCACCTTGGGATATCACAGTCATACCGAAAAACTCAACAGCTGTCGTTACTTTTAACACTAAATACATTCAGTTTATATATGTAAAATCACTATCAGCTGGTAAACAAATAACGATAACTACAGATAGCGAAAGCGTATACGCTATCACTTCCACCTCGGATAACATCATGGTTGGTGGAACAGGAACTATTTACATTCTAGATATTGAAGGCAACACGTTAAGTGTTATCAACGTCCAGATCGAAAGTATAATTTATATGAATTATCTTGAAACCAGGAGGCAGTTTTATTGTACGGATGATAAAAGTATATGTTGTATTAGGCAAGATGGGACAGAAGCTTTTACATTCAGTAGCAAAAACGAAACAGCATACAGAAGCATAACAACCGACAATCATGAAAATGTATACATAGTTGAACGTAACACGGGAAATATTCAGAGATTTCACCCTGATGGTACCGTGGACCGAGTCATACTGACTAAGAATTGTGGTATTAAAGATCCTCTGGCGTTATGCTTTAACAAAACGTTTGACAAACTTTACATATCGAATTACGGCAATCAAGAAATACTCATCTTTAATTGTAAAtag